Proteins found in one Mycoplasmopsis citelli genomic segment:
- a CDS encoding 5'-3' exonuclease: MLLIDGNYLMFQSFYATYRGDLNTIMRSSKGVATNAINLFLLQVIKLIRFYNPKYLFIAFDAATKTARHLAYPQYKANRIKAPNEIFLQFDLIKQLLNKLNLVHLEIDGAEADDLIATASKKFNFDNLEKLIFSRDKDLLQLVNSTTSVIDKDNQSNYQLITNENFYDIYNLYPAQIVDYKALKGDPSDNLPGIKGIGDKTAIKLLDEFKTFKGIYEHLDELSTSLKNKLLASKDQGQMCYDLAKLNPNVLEFHLNKEDLVLNISVEKALQMLEELELNVVTKYLKEIS, encoded by the coding sequence ATGCTTTTAATTGATGGGAACTATTTAATGTTTCAATCATTTTATGCGACATATCGTGGAGATTTAAATACGATTATGCGTTCTTCTAAAGGAGTAGCCACAAACGCAATTAACTTATTTTTACTTCAAGTAATTAAGTTAATTCGTTTTTATAATCCGAAATATTTATTTATCGCTTTTGATGCAGCGACTAAAACTGCTCGTCATCTTGCTTATCCACAATATAAAGCTAATCGAATAAAAGCTCCAAATGAAATTTTTTTACAATTTGATCTAATTAAGCAACTTTTAAATAAATTAAATCTCGTTCATTTGGAAATAGATGGAGCTGAAGCTGATGATTTAATCGCTACAGCATCAAAAAAATTTAATTTCGATAATTTAGAAAAGCTCATTTTTTCACGAGACAAAGATTTATTACAATTAGTAAATTCAACCACAAGTGTAATTGATAAAGATAATCAAAGTAACTATCAACTCATTACAAATGAAAATTTTTACGATATTTACAATCTTTATCCTGCTCAAATTGTTGATTATAAAGCCTTAAAAGGTGATCCAAGTGATAATTTACCAGGAATTAAAGGAATTGGAGATAAAACCGCAATTAAGCTTTTAGATGAATTCAAAACCTTTAAAGGAATTTATGAACATTTAGATGAATTAAGCACTTCACTTAAAAATAAATTATTAGCTAGTAAAGATCAAGGTCAAATGTGCTATGATTTAGCAAAATTAAATCCTAATGTTCTTGAATTTCATTTAAATAAAGAAGATTTAGTCTTAAATATCAGTGTTGAAAAAGCATTACAAATGCTTGAAGAACTAGAACTTAATGTTGTTACTAAATATTTAAAGGAAATTAGTTAA
- the dnaE gene encoding DNA polymerase III subunit alpha: MKHPIILHTNTEYSFLSSTIKVNELFELILEQKSPYLTLTDKENFFALPMFLDFAKEHNLKLIAGIELTLENQKNVIVYAKNYQGYIFINELILKRSYNETVSLEQLNNENILIINHPENGYEIEELENIFDNFYFNSKKQVSDFKTVYAPLKKVLYEQESEILHILNQIAQKKELESIQEYGDYFDLTEFEDVDDKVLAQMEAFVNLIEPFSLSSEIKLASFENPKLLLKQKINQDKYTKLIKRHGKDIVDERIKYELETIEKSNFINYFLVIKDVLDFAREQRIEIGPGRGSSSGSIIAFLLDITNVNPIEYGLLFERFLNVARVSLPDIDLDIQDDRRNELLEYIGKRFGIEKCALISTFQTLALKSSLRDVARVLKIPLSDVDKVCDSLTKFDTSLDIAYQRNAKYKMLVDKHEKLHQYARKIEGMPRQSGIHAAGVIISDRPLTDVVPVRHSNAPLNQVEFEMNYLEKYGLIKIDFLGLKNLTVINQIESHIGEPYRFDQVINLNFNPFNDKSTFDLINSLNTDGIFQLESPGMKGVIKQVQVDTFEDIYAIISLFRPGPKDFIPDYANVKFHKQKVDKIHPIYDQIVAPTHGIIVYQEQIMQIAQQVAKMSFIEADLLRRAISKKNAHDLSTYSEIFYKRGVENNIKMEILKQIYAQIEKFALYGFNKAHAVAYSFISYKLAFYKARYPEIFYKVIIDNATGDLTSIKNSALHASKQNIIVHSPHINHALFKSEIIFKNAQNVKSQLYLPLLIIKGIGPSAIAKISEELQRGGKIDNFFTGILRLKASGVGDAVIETLIKANVFRDFGNVVELINALPAINNGAEIFKKIYAKSEEPLETKLQKFISDTGFDQKRIQTFDMDINLEIKLEKELLGSVYNAYPTKKYERDLKLEDLRENQNNFFYVFLESIKKNPKGQVIVKISDSSSAISAFIFEHSAMDLVNYPQSRVILVNLSLSAKGYYSIKSWEEVSHAE, encoded by the coding sequence ATGAAACATCCAATCATTTTGCATACCAATACTGAATATTCTTTTTTATCTTCAACTATTAAGGTAAATGAACTTTTTGAGTTAATTTTAGAACAAAAAAGTCCTTACTTAACATTAACTGATAAAGAAAATTTCTTTGCTTTACCAATGTTTTTAGATTTTGCTAAAGAACATAATTTAAAATTAATTGCTGGAATTGAATTAACTTTAGAAAATCAAAAAAATGTTATAGTTTATGCTAAAAATTATCAAGGATACATTTTTATTAATGAACTGATTTTAAAGCGTTCTTATAATGAAACTGTATCATTGGAGCAATTAAATAACGAAAATATTTTAATTATTAATCACCCTGAAAATGGGTATGAAATTGAGGAATTAGAAAATATTTTTGATAATTTTTATTTTAATTCAAAAAAACAAGTTTCAGATTTTAAGACTGTTTATGCTCCACTTAAAAAAGTTTTATATGAGCAAGAAAGTGAAATTTTACATATTTTAAATCAAATTGCTCAAAAAAAAGAACTTGAAAGCATTCAGGAATATGGAGATTATTTTGACTTAACTGAATTTGAGGATGTTGATGATAAAGTTTTAGCACAAATGGAAGCCTTTGTTAATTTGATTGAACCTTTTAGTCTTTCAAGTGAGATTAAACTAGCTTCTTTTGAGAACCCGAAATTATTGCTCAAGCAAAAAATAAATCAAGATAAATATACAAAATTAATTAAACGTCACGGTAAAGATATTGTTGATGAGCGAATTAAATATGAGCTTGAAACAATTGAGAAATCAAACTTTATTAACTATTTTTTAGTTATTAAGGATGTCCTTGATTTTGCAAGAGAACAAAGAATCGAAATTGGACCAGGAAGAGGTTCTTCTTCAGGGTCAATTATTGCTTTTTTATTGGATATAACAAATGTTAATCCCATTGAATATGGACTTTTATTTGAACGCTTTTTAAATGTAGCTCGTGTTTCGCTCCCTGATATTGATTTAGATATTCAAGATGATCGTCGTAATGAACTTTTAGAATACATTGGAAAACGTTTTGGCATCGAAAAATGTGCATTAATATCAACATTTCAAACTTTAGCACTTAAATCTTCACTGCGTGATGTTGCTAGAGTTTTAAAAATCCCTCTTAGCGATGTTGATAAAGTTTGTGATTCGTTAACTAAATTTGATACTTCTTTAGATATAGCTTATCAACGTAATGCTAAATACAAAATGTTAGTTGATAAACACGAAAAATTACACCAATATGCTCGAAAAATTGAAGGAATGCCTCGGCAAAGCGGAATTCATGCTGCCGGAGTTATTATTAGTGATCGACCTTTAACTGATGTAGTGCCAGTTCGTCATTCAAACGCACCTTTAAATCAAGTAGAATTTGAAATGAATTATTTAGAAAAATATGGACTAATTAAAATTGATTTTTTGGGTTTAAAAAATCTTACTGTTATTAATCAAATTGAAAGTCATATCGGTGAACCGTATCGCTTTGATCAAGTTATTAATTTAAACTTCAATCCTTTTAATGATAAGTCAACTTTTGATTTAATTAATTCACTTAATACTGATGGAATTTTTCAACTTGAATCTCCTGGAATGAAAGGTGTTATTAAGCAAGTTCAGGTTGACACTTTTGAAGACATTTATGCGATTATTTCCCTTTTTAGACCAGGTCCTAAAGATTTTATTCCTGATTATGCTAATGTTAAATTTCATAAACAAAAAGTGGATAAAATCCACCCTATTTATGATCAAATTGTCGCACCAACTCATGGAATTATTGTTTATCAAGAGCAAATTATGCAAATTGCTCAGCAAGTTGCTAAAATGAGCTTTATTGAAGCTGATTTATTACGTCGAGCTATCTCTAAAAAGAATGCTCACGATTTAAGCACATATTCGGAAATTTTTTATAAACGTGGAGTTGAAAATAATATTAAAATGGAAATACTAAAGCAAATTTATGCTCAAATTGAAAAATTTGCTTTATATGGATTTAATAAAGCACATGCAGTTGCTTATTCATTTATTAGTTATAAGCTAGCTTTTTATAAAGCTCGTTATCCAGAAATTTTTTATAAAGTTATTATTGATAATGCTACCGGAGATTTAACAAGCATTAAAAATAGTGCATTACATGCTTCAAAACAAAATATTATTGTTCATTCTCCACATATTAATCATGCACTTTTTAAAAGTGAAATTATTTTTAAAAATGCTCAAAATGTTAAATCACAACTTTATTTACCACTTTTAATTATCAAAGGAATTGGACCAAGTGCAATTGCGAAAATTTCTGAAGAATTACAACGTGGCGGAAAAATTGATAACTTTTTTACCGGAATTTTGAGACTAAAAGCTTCTGGAGTTGGAGATGCAGTTATTGAAACACTTATTAAAGCCAATGTTTTTAGAGACTTTGGAAATGTTGTTGAGTTAATTAACGCACTTCCAGCAATTAATAATGGAGCTGAAATTTTCAAAAAAATTTATGCAAAATCTGAAGAACCTCTTGAAACTAAGCTTCAAAAATTTATTAGTGATACTGGATTTGACCAAAAACGAATCCAAACTTTTGATATGGATATTAACTTAGAAATTAAACTTGAAAAAGAATTATTAGGATCTGTTTATAATGCTTATCCAACCAAAAAATACGAACGTGACTTAAAATTAGAAGATCTTAGAGAAAATCAAAATAATTTCTTTTACGTTTTTTTAGAAAGTATTAAGAAAAACCCAAAAGGTCAAGTAATTGTGAAAATTTCAGATTCTTCAAGTGCAATTTCAGCTTTCATTTTTGAACATTCAGCTATGGATTTAGTCAATTATCCACAGTCTAGAGTTATTTTAGTAAATTTATCACTATCAGCAAAGGGGTATTATTCAATTAAGAGTTGAGAGGAAGTTTCACATGCGGAATAA
- a CDS encoding DNA adenine methylase, which yields MIASKTKKLFNYFKNSKINILSQDFEKVLQKAKKGDFVYLDPPYDQIKNKNSFISYTNEIFDRDQQERLFQTFEKLSAKGAQVMLSNHNTEFINQLYKNTIFMLYKAKRMINSKGTGRGFIEEVVITNY from the coding sequence ATAATTGCTTCCAAAACCAAGAAACTTTTTAATTACTTTAAAAATTCTAAAATTAACATTTTAAGCCAAGATTTTGAAAAAGTACTTCAAAAAGCAAAAAAAGGAGATTTTGTTTATTTAGATCCACCATATGATCAAATTAAAAATAAAAATTCATTTATATCATATACAAATGAAATTTTTGATAGAGACCAACAGGAAAGATTATTTCAAACCTTTGAAAAATTATCTGCAAAAGGTGCTCAAGTTATGCTCAGTAACCATAATACTGAATTTATTAATCAACTATATAAAAATACAATATTTATGTTATATAAAGCGAAAAGAATGATTAATTCTAAAGGAACTGGACGCGGTTTTATTGAAGAAGTTGTTATTACAAATTACTAA
- a CDS encoding helix-turn-helix domain-containing protein, with protein sequence MEIDRTNISKIEQGQINITIDKIEKIKKALSIEISKSFQDNQIKPFIKWAGGKAQILEHLKTYMPKSFDHYYETFVGGGAFFFEIAPFKATINDLNKELMLAYNCFQNQETF encoded by the coding sequence GTGGAAATTGATCGCACCAATATTTCAAAAATTGAGCAAGGGCAAATTAATATTACTATTGATAAAATCGAAAAAATTAAGAAAGCTTTATCTATTGAAATTAGTAAATCATTTCAAGATAATCAAATCAAACCTTTTATTAAATGAGCTGGTGGTAAAGCTCAAATTTTAGAACATTTAAAAACATATATGCCCAAAAGTTTTGATCACTACTATGAGACTTTTGTTGGGGGAGGAGCTTTTTTCTTTGAGATAGCTCCTTTTAAAGCAACCATTAATGATTTAAATAAAGAATTAATGCTAGCTTATAATTGCTTCCAAAACCAAGAAACTTTTTAA
- a CDS encoding transglutaminase-like domain-containing protein: MKLSKFFSSKKSKLALVSLSGTIFGLSIILPLVFVYSKNPKSKENRFFPENNNLTNSNIENNNENQEQNNKMLNIDNNVSASNSLEKEFNELENKFKLLISNKEDLPLSDDSLKYINSLENQIKSSKNKVNFSKLTNDVLKTFLANFSTWKNLFLNNNELIVSPEDKQNWIETFKKSSTLLSPKSNDKSIISASEFKNQLKDFYIYKLKQQINLYEQHPYYLQPLERLKKLLYHYENNYNKYVDFQWGIDKNNKFSLEPSKYYSGNFKQILINDEFIINWLKYYQNWNWIFVNNEDKLARIEDKNIKALQADSKFKDNPVLRNYMQRQFNFLPDFYDELWTIDEQNASKINYKQFINHVSETNFSKYKKEQVDIANAINKIQSKYTFLWKGYPEISLKIDNNEYKFVDWSLIKDFNYRKFYKYQKLVDLQNPEFSGSYEPFNIYNNLIFNEPNLFSDAVYRNYWEDLVNVKHSRFNDAPSKFGNYTIDISEPLTEEEASNLGVDPWKNPISDYRKWFNHWKEVLPNIISKKWTIKEQIKAIAYYIATNSIYLTSPKNTDFNYNGYGFYNPTQIFTNDPEIQCVGYSMNLAAALTILNIPVRIVSGAYLGDPKSTIVSGYHAWNEVFVDGRWKAIDLTNFDLFEGLVEKTLTYELKDDLDLFLERSSEYMNQFKLNLGSYETTIMFFKNPKEYEYLDLPDNL, encoded by the coding sequence ATGAAATTAAGTAAATTTTTTAGTTCTAAAAAATCAAAGTTAGCACTTGTTTCTTTAAGTGGAACTATTTTTGGTTTATCGATTATTTTGCCCTTAGTTTTTGTTTATTCTAAAAATCCAAAATCAAAAGAAAATAGATTTTTTCCAGAAAACAATAATTTAACAAATTCAAATATTGAAAATAATAACGAAAACCAAGAACAAAATAATAAAATGTTAAACATTGATAATAATGTATCAGCATCAAATTCTCTTGAAAAGGAATTTAACGAACTAGAAAATAAATTTAAATTATTAATTTCAAATAAAGAAGATCTTCCGCTTTCAGATGATTCTTTAAAATATATTAATTCTCTTGAAAATCAAATCAAAAGCTCTAAAAATAAAGTTAACTTTTCAAAGTTAACTAATGATGTTTTAAAAACTTTTTTAGCAAATTTTAGCACTTGAAAAAATTTGTTCTTAAATAATAATGAACTAATTGTATCCCCTGAAGATAAACAAAATTGAATTGAAACATTCAAAAAATCTTCAACACTTTTAAGTCCAAAATCAAATGATAAAAGCATTATTTCAGCTAGTGAATTTAAAAATCAATTAAAAGATTTTTATATTTACAAATTAAAACAACAAATTAACTTATACGAACAACATCCATACTATCTTCAACCGCTTGAAAGACTTAAAAAATTGTTATATCACTACGAAAATAATTATAACAAATACGTTGATTTTCAATGGGGCATAGATAAAAACAATAAGTTTTCTTTAGAACCAAGCAAATATTACAGCGGAAATTTTAAACAAATATTAATTAATGATGAATTTATTATTAATTGATTAAAATACTATCAAAATTGAAACTGAATTTTTGTTAATAACGAAGATAAACTTGCTAGAATTGAAGATAAAAATATTAAGGCTTTGCAAGCAGATTCTAAATTCAAAGATAATCCAGTTCTTAGAAATTACATGCAAAGACAGTTTAATTTTTTGCCAGATTTTTATGATGAACTTTGAACTATTGATGAACAAAATGCCTCAAAAATAAATTATAAGCAATTTATAAACCATGTTTCTGAAACTAATTTTTCAAAATATAAAAAAGAGCAAGTAGATATTGCAAATGCTATTAACAAGATTCAATCAAAATACACTTTCTTGTGAAAAGGATATCCAGAAATATCTCTAAAAATCGATAATAATGAATATAAATTTGTAGATTGAAGTTTAATTAAAGACTTTAATTATCGAAAGTTTTATAAATATCAAAAATTAGTTGATCTTCAAAATCCTGAATTTTCAGGTTCGTATGAACCTTTTAACATTTATAATAATTTAATTTTTAATGAACCTAATTTATTTTCTGATGCTGTTTATAGAAATTATTGAGAAGATTTAGTTAATGTTAAACATTCTCGCTTTAATGATGCACCTAGTAAATTTGGGAATTATACTATTGATATATCTGAGCCATTAACTGAAGAAGAAGCTTCAAATTTAGGAGTGGATCCTTGAAAAAATCCAATTTCTGATTACAGAAAGTGATTTAATCACTGAAAAGAAGTGCTACCAAATATTATTAGTAAAAAATGAACAATTAAAGAACAAATCAAAGCGATTGCTTATTATATAGCAACTAATTCTATCTATTTAACATCTCCTAAAAATACAGATTTTAATTACAATGGATATGGATTTTATAATCCGACACAAATTTTTACCAATGATCCTGAAATTCAATGCGTTGGATATTCGATGAATTTAGCAGCGGCTTTAACCATTTTAAACATACCAGTTAGAATTGTAAGCGGAGCATATTTAGGAGATCCTAAATCTACTATTGTTAGCGGATATCACGCTTGAAATGAAGTGTTTGTTGATGGACGATGAAAAGCAATTGATTTAACTAATTTTGATTTATTTGAAGGTCTAGTTGAAAAAACACTAACATATGAACTTAAAGATGATCTTGATTTATTTTTAGAGCGTAGTTCAGAATATATGAATCAATTTAAACTTAACTTAGGTTCTTATGAAACTACCATAATGTTTTTTAAAAATCCAAAAGAGTATGAGTATTTAGATCTTCCAGATAATCTTTAA